Genomic segment of uncultured Desulfobacter sp.:
TGTCATTCCGGCCTTTTTAAATTTTCAAGAGTTGAATATCGTCTTTCGGGCTTGATTCTATTGTCGGCCATTTTTGTAGGTGCACCCCCTCCCTGTGGTTACCCTTGTTTGGGCTGGCTCAAAACAGCCAATGCACTTTCTTCTTTTTATCAACACGTCTGCTTGGAATGTTCAAAATATTATCTACAAAAGGCAAATTAATAAAAATCCATGTTTAAAACCAAGAACACTATGTTGAAAACGTGTTCAAAACATCATAAAAACCCTATTAGGGAACGATCTTTGAATTGTTCAAAAAAAAAGATATAATTGTCGAAAACAAGTCTAAAAAATGTTGAATATTCAAATATGGTGGGCCAAAATAACTGAAAAAAGGCGATAAACTGATGATAGATTCACGTTTTCAACACAGGCGTTCATAAACTGTTAATAATTAAAACTTTTATGTTAATAACCGATTGGTCGAATGTTTAAAAAAGTGTTCAAAACTAACCAAACACCCTATTAAATATCGAGTTCTGAATTGTTCAAAAAGAATATTTGGCTGTTAAAAAACGAGTTGAAAAAATGTTGAAAACTTAATTTTTTAAACACGGCTTCATATTGACAGATCGTAAGCATATAAGTAAGTTTTACCTACCTAAATTTTTATCTCTAAATATAAAAAAAACTGCTGCCTGTATTTCAAACATCATTTTCAATGGAGTGAACCACCCATGACCCAACTCAAAAAGATCGCAGCAACCATCAAAACTGCCGTTAAACAGGGCATCCAGAGTTTCAACGAAGACCGGGCCAAAGACATTTTCAAACAACTGGGAATACCCGTGGTTCGTGAAATACGCATCAAAGCAATGGCAGATCTCCATGGGGCTGCCCAAACCATCGGGTTCCCTGTTGTACTTAAAGGGATTGCACGACAGATTCTGCATAAAACCGAAGCCGGCATGGTGGAGGTGGGGATCACCACTGAAGCTGATCTGAAAAAATCGGCTCAAAAAATGAAATCCCTTGCAGGTGATAGTTTTGAAGCTTTTTTGATCCAGCCCATGATTCAGGGGAAAAGACAGTTCACCGCAGGGATGTTTAAAGAGCCCCAGTTTGGCCCGGTGATTATGTTCGGGGTGGGCGGGGTGCTCACAGAAGCATTGAAGGATACTGTTTTCCGGCTTGCTCCATTGTCCAAGACAGATATTGACGCCATGTTGGACAGCCTGAGATCCAGGGCCTTGTTAGAATCATTCCGGGGAGAGGCGGCAGTAAACCGTCCGGTGTTTGAATCCGTGCTCCGGCGTTTGTCCGACCTGGCCATATCTTGTCCAGGCATCCGCGAAATTGATATCAACCCATTGATTATCAAACCCGACGGCGACCCGGTGGCGGTTGACGGACTGATGATTTTTGAAAAATATGAAAACGATGGCACGCACCCGCATCCAACAATCGATTTCAAAAGTTTATACACAACCTTTTATCCCAAAACCATTGCCTTTGTCGGCGCTTCTGCTGTCCCGGGCAAATGGGGTCATCTGCTGCTCACAAACGCCTATGCCGGTAATTTCAAAGGCGAAATTTTTCTGGTGAATCCCAAGGGCGGCAAGATTATGGGAAGGGATGTTCATAAAACCATTGATGACATCAAAGGCGACGTGGACCTGGCGTTTGTAACCGTACCTGCAAACCGGGTCATGGACCTGGTCCCTGCTCTGAAAAAAAAGCGTGTCAAAGGAATGGTGCTGATCACCAGCGGATTCAGGGAAGTCGGAGACCAGGGCAGACAGCTTGAGGATGAAATCATGGCTGCCGCAAAAAAAGCCGGGATAACGGTCATTGGTCCCAATACCATGGGCATATGCAATCCCCATGCATCACTCTACGCTTCCGGAGCCAATGCCCTTCCGTTTCCCGGCACCACCGCCATGATCTCCCAATCGGGAAATATAGGCACCCAGCTCCTTGCCTTTGCCGAGCAGCAGGGCATCGGCATCCGGTTATTTGTGGGATCCGGCAACGAAGCCATGATCTCCACTGAAGATTATATGCAGCTCCTTGAAGATGACGACCTGACCCGCACCGTGGTCCTGTATATCGAAAGCGTAAAAAACGGGCGGCGTTTTTTTGAATCCGCAAGCCGCCTGTCAGCAACCAAACCCGTGGTGCTTCTCAAGGGCGGCAGAACCCAGGATGGAAAAAGGGCCGCCGCCGGCCATACCGGGGCCATGGCCTCGGATTCCGCAGTGTTTCATGCCGCCTGCACCCAGGCCGGGATCATACAGGTGGAGCAGCCCCTGGAGCTTTTAGACATGTCCACGGTATTCTCAT
This window contains:
- a CDS encoding acetate--CoA ligase family protein; this translates as MTQLKKIAATIKTAVKQGIQSFNEDRAKDIFKQLGIPVVREIRIKAMADLHGAAQTIGFPVVLKGIARQILHKTEAGMVEVGITTEADLKKSAQKMKSLAGDSFEAFLIQPMIQGKRQFTAGMFKEPQFGPVIMFGVGGVLTEALKDTVFRLAPLSKTDIDAMLDSLRSRALLESFRGEAAVNRPVFESVLRRLSDLAISCPGIREIDINPLIIKPDGDPVAVDGLMIFEKYENDGTHPHPTIDFKSLYTTFYPKTIAFVGASAVPGKWGHLLLTNAYAGNFKGEIFLVNPKGGKIMGRDVHKTIDDIKGDVDLAFVTVPANRVMDLVPALKKKRVKGMVLITSGFREVGDQGRQLEDEIMAAAKKAGITVIGPNTMGICNPHASLYASGANALPFPGTTAMISQSGNIGTQLLAFAEQQGIGIRLFVGSGNEAMISTEDYMQLLEDDDLTRTVVLYIESVKNGRRFFESASRLSATKPVVLLKGGRTQDGKRAAAGHTGAMASDSAVFHAACTQAGIIQVEQPLELLDMSTVFSSLPMPKGGRVALMTLGGGWGVVTTDLCAEYGLEIPKLSNETLERLNAFLPDFWSHDNPVDIVGETDPQIPKICLEELLKWDGCDAVIHLGIHGRRLLIYAMAKGMLKTDPDMTQEKTDLFMADIIKAEADYTRYTVEMIQKYNKPVVGVSLLTDELSHTLYPYDDLDYKGVFFPSPERAVKALAGMVRYRKWLDSAGKYKP